A DNA window from Methylobacterium sp. NMS14P contains the following coding sequences:
- a CDS encoding GlxA family transcriptional regulator — translation MDQISTACRASETTSVGFMLVAQFSMIAFSSAIEPLRLANRAAGRELYRYSLWSERGDGCTASNGVEVKVSGAFGDAQSLDMLIVCGGIDIHRHDHRALNASLRRSSTRGAAIGAVCTGTYVLAKAGLLDGYRATIHWENLASLASEHDALEIGSDLFEIDRNRFTCAGGTAAADMMLSLIVREHGPDLASNVAEQLIHHRIREAGERQRMDLRMRLGVAHPKLLHVVGLMEETFAEPLGSQELADSVRLSKRQLERLFLKYLGRSPAKHYLRIRLEHARHLIRQTAMPLLSIAIECGFASASHFSKAYVDHFGRPPSAERKLTGGAVGRGVGEAQPVLAKAGA, via the coding sequence ATGGACCAGATCAGCACCGCATGTCGGGCGTCGGAGACGACATCGGTCGGCTTCATGCTCGTCGCCCAGTTCTCGATGATCGCCTTCTCGTCGGCCATCGAGCCCCTGCGTCTCGCCAACCGGGCCGCGGGCCGGGAGCTCTACCGCTACTCGCTCTGGTCGGAGCGCGGGGACGGTTGCACCGCCTCGAACGGCGTCGAGGTCAAGGTGTCCGGCGCGTTCGGTGACGCGCAGAGCCTCGACATGCTGATCGTCTGCGGCGGCATCGACATCCACCGGCACGACCACCGGGCGCTGAACGCGAGCCTGCGCCGCAGCAGCACCCGCGGCGCGGCGATCGGCGCCGTCTGCACCGGGACCTACGTGCTGGCGAAGGCCGGTCTCCTCGACGGGTACCGGGCGACGATCCACTGGGAGAATCTCGCGAGCCTCGCCTCCGAGCACGATGCCCTGGAGATCGGCTCGGACCTGTTCGAGATCGACCGCAACCGCTTCACCTGCGCGGGCGGCACGGCGGCGGCCGACATGATGCTCTCGCTCATCGTGCGCGAGCACGGGCCGGACTTGGCATCGAACGTCGCCGAGCAGCTCATCCACCACCGCATCCGCGAGGCCGGCGAGCGCCAGCGGATGGACCTGCGGATGCGCCTCGGCGTGGCGCATCCGAAGCTCCTGCACGTGGTCGGGCTGATGGAGGAGACCTTCGCCGAGCCCCTCGGCAGCCAGGAGCTCGCGGATTCCGTGCGCCTGTCGAAGCGCCAGCTGGAGCGGCTGTTCCTGAAGTATCTCGGTCGCTCGCCCGCGAAGCACTACCTGCGCATCCGCCTCGAGCACGCCCGGCACCTGATCCGCCAGACGGCGATGCCGCTGCTCAGCATCGCCATCGAGTGCGGGTTCGCCTCGGCGTCGCACTTCTCGAAGGCCTATGTCGACCATTTCGGGCGCCCGCCGAGCGCGGAGCGCAAGCTCACGGGCGGTGCGGTCGGGCGCGGTGTCGGCGAGGCACAGCCCGTGCTGGCGAAGGCGGGGGCCTAG
- a CDS encoding glycine betaine ABC transporter substrate-binding protein, with amino-acid sequence MRVRTLSALLCLALTQSPAEAAGKQVRLAYVEWADAVAATTILKQVLEEKGYAVKAVPLAAAAMWQAVATGDADASVAAWLPVTQAAYYEKLKDRLELLGPNVTGAKIGWVVPAFSPLNSIEDLKTRAAEVDGKVIGIDPGAGVMKSSEAAIKAYGLPVKLVDGSDATMTSALKTAVRQKKDVVVTGWTPHWMFARYELKYLADPRKVFGEDESVNTIVRKGLKDDLPEVYAILEKFKLGIEDEEAMMAQNEERGAKPDQTAAKWIAEHRATVDGWLR; translated from the coding sequence ATGCGCGTCCGAACCCTCAGCGCTCTCCTCTGCCTCGCGCTGACCCAGAGCCCCGCCGAGGCCGCCGGCAAGCAGGTCCGGCTCGCCTACGTGGAATGGGCCGACGCCGTCGCCGCGACGACGATCCTCAAGCAGGTGCTGGAAGAGAAGGGCTACGCGGTGAAGGCGGTCCCGCTCGCGGCCGCCGCGATGTGGCAGGCGGTGGCCACGGGCGACGCCGATGCCAGCGTCGCCGCGTGGCTCCCGGTAACCCAGGCCGCCTACTACGAGAAGCTCAAGGACCGCCTGGAGCTGCTCGGGCCGAACGTGACCGGGGCGAAGATCGGCTGGGTGGTCCCGGCCTTCTCGCCGCTCAACTCCATCGAGGATCTCAAGACCCGGGCCGCCGAGGTGGACGGCAAGGTGATCGGTATCGACCCCGGGGCCGGGGTGATGAAGAGTTCGGAGGCCGCGATCAAGGCCTACGGCCTGCCGGTCAAGCTCGTGGACGGCAGCGACGCCACGATGACCAGCGCCCTCAAGACCGCGGTCCGGCAGAAGAAGGACGTCGTCGTCACCGGCTGGACGCCGCACTGGATGTTCGCCCGCTACGAGCTGAAATACCTCGCCGACCCCAGGAAGGTCTTCGGCGAGGACGAGAGCGTCAACACCATCGTCCGCAAAGGCCTGAAGGACGACCTCCCGGAGGTCTACGCCATCCTCGAGAAGTTCAAGCTCGGCATCGAGGACGAGGAAGCCATGATGGCGCAGAACGAGGAGCGCGGCGCCAAGCCGGACCAGACCGCCGCCAAGTGGATCGCGGAACACCGAGCCACCGTCGACGGCTGGCTGAGATAA
- a CDS encoding ABC transporter permease, translating into MDWNVPKFPLDTLSDDGLDWLTDHGAWLTRAVSRSVSNWIDTLTTAIVSMPPWAVIAVAALATYKIGGRKVGLLTLAGLLFLWDLRLWQSTIETLVLVSLATVMALLIGIPVGIWFALSRWAWKVFSPILDMMQTLPSFVYLIPALPFFGLGAVSACFATIIFSVPPVIRLTTLGIRNVPTELVEASDAFGGSATQKLLKVQLPLALPTIMAGVNQTMMLALSMVVIAAMIGAGGLGREVWQSIQRLEAGAGFEAGLGIVILAVILDRFTQALAARARPHGSA; encoded by the coding sequence ATGGACTGGAACGTCCCGAAATTTCCCCTCGACACGCTCAGCGACGACGGGCTCGATTGGCTCACCGACCATGGCGCTTGGCTGACCCGCGCCGTCAGCCGCTCGGTCTCGAACTGGATCGACACGCTGACCACGGCCATCGTCTCGATGCCGCCCTGGGCGGTCATCGCGGTGGCGGCGCTGGCGACCTACAAGATCGGGGGGCGGAAGGTCGGGCTCCTGACGCTCGCCGGCCTCCTGTTCCTCTGGGATCTCCGGCTCTGGCAATCCACGATCGAGACCCTGGTCCTCGTGAGCCTCGCAACCGTGATGGCGCTCCTGATCGGGATCCCGGTGGGCATCTGGTTCGCCCTCAGCCGGTGGGCCTGGAAGGTGTTCTCGCCCATTCTGGACATGATGCAGACGCTGCCGAGCTTCGTCTATCTCATCCCGGCGCTGCCCTTCTTCGGACTCGGCGCGGTCTCGGCCTGCTTCGCGACCATCATCTTCTCCGTCCCGCCCGTGATCCGTCTGACGACGCTCGGCATCCGCAACGTGCCGACGGAACTGGTCGAGGCGTCCGACGCCTTCGGCGGGTCGGCGACGCAGAAGCTCCTCAAGGTGCAACTGCCGCTCGCGCTGCCGACCATCATGGCCGGCGTCAACCAGACGATGATGCTCGCCCTCTCCATGGTCGTCATCGCGGCGATGATCGGGGCCGGCGGCCTCGGGCGCGAGGTGTGGCAGTCGATCCAGCGCCTCGAGGCGGGCGCCGGGTTCGAGGCGGGGCTCGGCATCGTGATCCTCGCCGTCATCCTCGATCGCTTCACCCAGGCGCTCGCCGCCCGCGCCCGCCCTCACGGCTCGGCCTGA
- a CDS encoding quaternary amine ABC transporter ATP-binding protein — translation MGRITLAGVSKIFGANHVEATTLISQGKRKADIAQTCGAVVGLCDISFDVVEGEILVLMGLSGSGKSTLLRCMNRLVEPTCGRILVDDVDVTRLGRKDLLAFRQKTFGMVFQHFALLPNRTILSNVAFGLEIKKIPLRQRNDRAMEAIALVGLKGWEHKYPHELSGGMQQRAGLARALAADADILLMDEAFSALDPLIRRDMQAELKDLQRTLRKTIVFVSHDLDEAVALGGRIVLMKDGEVVQIGQPEEIVARPATDYVERFVEHIDLSAVMRTEHVANRAAVVLAPTLTVAEARAAVAADAAETWFVADPDGRFVGRIRRDGLASARAGETVSGLLDLDPVTVPAGTRLDAVMSRVADEGAVAVVAEDGRLIGTLTSRDIVRALAARPGTHGRPAVSAAPLHKPTGAEGWTGTSRNFPSTRSATTGSIGSPTMALG, via the coding sequence ATGGGTCGTATTACCTTAGCGGGAGTGAGCAAGATCTTCGGCGCCAATCATGTCGAAGCCACCACGCTGATCTCCCAAGGGAAACGGAAGGCCGACATCGCCCAGACATGTGGCGCGGTCGTCGGGCTCTGCGACATCTCTTTCGACGTCGTCGAGGGCGAAATACTGGTCCTCATGGGACTGTCCGGGTCGGGGAAATCGACCCTGCTGCGCTGCATGAACCGGCTCGTGGAACCGACCTGCGGCCGCATCCTGGTCGACGACGTCGACGTCACGCGCCTCGGCCGGAAGGATCTGCTGGCGTTCCGGCAGAAGACCTTCGGCATGGTCTTCCAGCATTTCGCCCTGCTGCCGAACCGCACCATCCTGTCGAACGTCGCGTTCGGCCTGGAGATCAAGAAGATCCCCCTCCGGCAGCGCAACGACCGCGCGATGGAGGCCATCGCCCTCGTCGGCCTGAAGGGCTGGGAGCACAAGTATCCGCACGAGCTCTCCGGCGGGATGCAGCAGCGGGCGGGCCTCGCCCGCGCCCTCGCGGCGGATGCCGACATCCTGCTGATGGACGAGGCCTTCAGCGCCCTCGACCCGCTGATCCGCCGGGACATGCAGGCCGAGCTGAAGGACCTCCAGCGCACGCTCAGGAAGACGATCGTCTTCGTCTCCCACGACCTCGACGAGGCCGTCGCCCTCGGCGGGCGCATCGTCCTGATGAAGGACGGCGAGGTGGTCCAGATCGGCCAGCCCGAGGAGATCGTGGCACGCCCTGCGACGGACTACGTCGAGCGCTTCGTGGAGCATATCGACCTGTCCGCGGTCATGCGGACCGAGCACGTTGCGAACCGGGCCGCCGTCGTCCTGGCGCCGACGCTCACCGTGGCCGAGGCGCGGGCGGCCGTCGCGGCGGATGCCGCCGAGACGTGGTTCGTCGCCGATCCGGACGGGCGCTTCGTGGGCCGCATCCGGCGCGACGGGCTCGCTTCCGCCCGTGCCGGCGAGACCGTGTCGGGCCTCCTCGATCTGGATCCGGTCACCGTGCCGGCGGGAACCCGTCTCGACGCGGTGATGAGCCGGGTCGCCGACGAGGGCGCCGTGGCGGTCGTCGCCGAGGACGGGCGCCTGATCGGCACGCTCACGAGCCGGGACATCGTCCGCGCACTGGCGGCGCGCCCGGGCACGCACGGCCGGCCGGCCGTGAGCGCCGCCCCCCTTCACAAGCCCACAGGAGCGGAAGGATGGACTGGAACGTCCCGAAATTTCCCCTCGACACGCTCAGCGACGACGGGCTCGATTGGCTCACCGACCATGGCGCTTGGCTGA
- a CDS encoding CYTH domain-containing protein encodes MRLEIERKFLVAGDGWRAAATSIRQLKDGLVGHFARGKVRVRLDGERAWLTVKGARDGIARAEFEYEIPHADGAAMVDQVCTGNVIEKIRYCVPHDGLTWEVDVFQGSLAGMVLAEVELARADQTFSKPAWLGEEVTGDLRFRQSTLLHLCCEAGRPITMDDVLRLPVAA; translated from the coding sequence ATGCGGTTAGAGATCGAGCGGAAGTTCCTCGTGGCAGGCGATGGCTGGCGTGCCGCGGCCACATCCATTCGGCAGTTGAAGGACGGTTTGGTCGGTCATTTCGCGCGGGGGAAGGTCCGCGTGCGCCTCGACGGCGAGCGTGCCTGGCTGACCGTTAAGGGCGCCCGCGACGGCATCGCGCGCGCCGAGTTCGAGTACGAGATCCCGCATGCCGACGGCGCCGCCATGGTCGATCAGGTCTGTACCGGCAACGTGATCGAGAAGATCCGGTACTGCGTGCCGCATGACGGCCTGACCTGGGAGGTCGACGTCTTCCAGGGCTCGCTGGCCGGGATGGTCCTGGCCGAGGTCGAGCTTGCGCGGGCCGACCAGACCTTCAGCAAGCCCGCCTGGCTCGGCGAGGAGGTGACCGGCGACCTGCGGTTCCGCCAGTCCACCCTGCTGCATCTCTGCTGCGAGGCCGGCCGGCCGATCACCATGGACGACGTGCTGCGGCTGCCGGTCGCCGCTTAG
- a CDS encoding dienelactone hydrolase family protein: MANEPVAIRTKDGVCTTHVVAPGGAGPWPAVILYMDAGGIRPALVDMARQLATGGYLVLLPDLFYRYGPYGPFVPAEVFKGDFRAILGPLMATTDNLKAADDTAALLAYLDTRDDVAGPAVGAVGFCMGGRMALTAAGTFPDRFAAVASFHGGNLATEEPASPHRLAPKLRAEVYIAAAENDGSYPPEMAERLETALSRAAVRYAAETYPAAHGWMMPDFPIHDRAAAERGCTAMRALFDRALRRG, encoded by the coding sequence ATGGCCAACGAGCCCGTCGCGATCCGGACCAAGGACGGCGTCTGCACGACCCACGTCGTCGCGCCGGGCGGCGCGGGGCCCTGGCCGGCCGTGATCCTCTACATGGACGCAGGCGGTATCCGGCCGGCCCTCGTCGACATGGCGCGGCAGCTCGCGACCGGCGGCTACCTCGTGCTGTTGCCGGATCTCTTCTACCGCTACGGGCCGTACGGCCCGTTCGTCCCCGCAGAGGTGTTCAAGGGCGATTTCCGCGCGATCCTCGGTCCGTTGATGGCGACGACCGACAACCTCAAGGCCGCGGACGATACCGCGGCGCTCCTCGCCTATCTCGATACGCGCGACGACGTCGCGGGCCCCGCGGTCGGGGCGGTGGGGTTCTGCATGGGCGGCCGCATGGCCCTCACGGCGGCCGGCACGTTCCCCGACCGGTTCGCAGCCGTCGCCAGCTTTCACGGCGGCAATCTCGCGACGGAGGAACCCGCGAGCCCGCATCGTCTGGCGCCGAAGCTGAGGGCGGAGGTGTACATCGCGGCCGCCGAGAATGACGGAAGCTACCCGCCCGAGATGGCCGAGCGGCTGGAGACGGCGCTGTCGCGAGCGGCTGTCCGGTACGCGGCGGAGACCTACCCCGCCGCGCACGGCTGGATGATGCCGGATTTCCCCATCCACGATCGAGCGGCCGCGGAGCGCGGCTGTACGGCGATGCGCGCCTTGTTCGACCGCGCCCTGCGCCGCGGCTGA
- a CDS encoding MFS transporter produces MLSTHVEPGRDWKPSECVVTEPSTIKRAITAASVGNITEWYDFGVYAYFEPTIQKVFFSNLSHTMGEIATFGLFAVSFLIRPVGGVFFGFLADRIGRNRVLAATMILMAIGTFAIGCIPSQDTLGIAAPLLLLLARLLQGFSTGGEYGSGWCRSARSASPTVRPCGARRPPPRARRRPVT; encoded by the coding sequence ATGCTGTCGACGCATGTCGAGCCGGGCAGGGACTGGAAGCCCTCGGAATGCGTCGTCACCGAGCCCTCCACGATCAAGCGCGCCATCACAGCGGCCTCGGTCGGAAACATCACCGAGTGGTATGATTTCGGCGTTTACGCCTACTTCGAGCCGACGATCCAGAAAGTCTTCTTCTCGAACCTGTCCCACACGATGGGCGAGATCGCCACGTTCGGGTTGTTCGCGGTCTCGTTCCTGATCCGGCCGGTCGGCGGCGTGTTCTTCGGCTTCCTCGCGGATCGCATCGGGCGCAACAGGGTCCTGGCGGCCACGATGATCCTGATGGCGATCGGGACCTTCGCGATCGGCTGCATCCCCAGTCAGGACACCCTGGGCATCGCCGCGCCGCTGCTGCTGCTGCTCGCCCGGCTGCTGCAGGGCTTCTCCACGGGCGGAGAGTACGGATCGGGCTGGTGTCGATCCGCGCGATCCGCGAGCCCAACGGTTCGACCATGTGGGGCTCGCCGCCCGCCGCCGCGAGCGAGGAGGAGGCCCGTGACCTGA
- a CDS encoding excinuclease ABC subunit UvrA — protein sequence MDQAKPRRETTIARAGAGRTGYVTVRGAREHNLRDVDVEMPRDALVVFTGVSGSGKSSLAFGTLYAEAQRRYFESVAPYARRMIDQVGVPNVDSIEGLPPAVALQQQRGTPSARSSVGSVTTLSSLVRLMYSRAGTYPPGQPMLYAEDFSPNTPQGACPSCGGLGRVYEATEASMVPDPSLTIRERAVAAWPQAWGGQNLRDILVSRGVDVDMPWKDLPRTLRDWILFTDEQPQEPVYAGLSPEQTRLARRRGLEPSYLGTFTSARRHVLGTFTNSQSALMRRRAASYLVSAYCPACHGKRLKPEALSVTFAGLDIGALSRMPLAALAEALRPAAEDRQPDDAVAPATLDRAVGRRDRAERAASGGSAHAGAPDVRVTPNLSIEKRLAAQRLASDLIARIGTLADLGLGYLSLDRVTTTLSSGELQRLRLATQLRSQLFGVVYVLDEPTAGLHPADGDAMHDALAGLLAAGSSLFVVEHDIGTMRRADWLVDVGPAAGENGGTILYSGPPEGLQDVAASRTRLYLFGLAEAPSRPLREPAGWLRLEGIVRNNLRGVSVPFPIGCLTAVTGVSGSGKSSLVSQALLELVGEHLGRPLKTEDEPDDPLDATPGPSEGRIAGGMDGIGRLVRVDQKPIGRTPRSNLATYTGLFDAVRKLFASTPEARKRRYDAGRFSFNVAKGRCPACEGEGFVSVELLFMPSVYAPCPTCHGTRYAPETLEVTWNGMSIADVLALTVDWACAAFADEPSVLRPLTVLRDLGLGYLRLGQPATELSGGEAQRIKLATELQRGQRGGTLYVLDEPTTGLHPTDVDRLMVQLNGLVDAGNTVVMVEHDMRVVARADHVIDMGPGGGDRGGTVVVAGRPEVVAAAAASRTAPYLREELAIVGNAARPMD from the coding sequence ATGGATCAGGCGAAGCCCCGGCGCGAGACGACGATCGCGCGGGCGGGGGCGGGGCGGACGGGCTACGTCACCGTCAGGGGCGCGCGAGAGCACAATCTGCGCGACGTCGACGTGGAGATGCCGCGCGATGCCCTCGTCGTGTTCACGGGCGTCTCCGGATCCGGCAAGTCCTCGCTGGCCTTCGGCACCCTCTACGCGGAGGCTCAGCGCCGCTACTTCGAATCGGTCGCGCCCTACGCGCGGCGGATGATCGACCAAGTCGGCGTCCCCAACGTCGATTCCATCGAGGGCCTCCCGCCGGCGGTCGCCCTCCAGCAGCAGCGCGGCACCCCCAGCGCGCGCTCCTCGGTCGGCAGCGTCACGACCCTGTCGAGCCTCGTGCGCCTGATGTACTCGCGGGCCGGCACCTACCCGCCCGGCCAGCCCATGCTCTACGCGGAGGACTTCTCGCCCAACACCCCGCAGGGCGCCTGCCCGTCCTGCGGCGGCCTCGGGCGGGTCTACGAGGCCACGGAAGCCTCGATGGTGCCGGACCCGTCCCTGACGATCCGCGAGCGGGCCGTCGCCGCCTGGCCGCAGGCCTGGGGCGGCCAGAACCTGCGGGACATCCTCGTGAGCCGGGGCGTCGACGTCGACATGCCCTGGAAGGATCTGCCCCGGACGCTCCGGGACTGGATCCTGTTCACGGACGAGCAGCCGCAGGAGCCGGTCTACGCCGGCCTGTCCCCGGAGCAGACGCGGCTCGCGCGCCGCCGGGGCCTGGAGCCGAGCTACTTGGGCACGTTCACCAGCGCCCGCCGCCACGTGCTCGGCACCTTCACCAACTCGCAGAGCGCGCTGATGCGCCGCCGCGCCGCGAGCTACCTCGTGAGCGCGTATTGCCCGGCCTGCCACGGCAAGCGCCTGAAACCCGAGGCGCTCTCGGTCACGTTCGCGGGGCTGGATATCGGCGCGCTGTCGCGCATGCCGCTCGCCGCGCTCGCCGAGGCCCTGCGGCCCGCGGCCGAGGACCGGCAGCCCGACGACGCGGTCGCGCCCGCCACCCTCGACCGCGCGGTCGGCCGGCGGGATCGCGCCGAGCGGGCCGCTTCCGGCGGCTCGGCCCACGCGGGCGCTCCCGACGTGCGCGTCACGCCGAACCTGTCGATCGAGAAGCGCCTCGCCGCCCAGCGCCTGGCCTCGGACCTCATCGCGCGCATCGGGACGCTCGCGGATCTGGGCCTGGGCTACCTCTCGCTCGACCGGGTCACCACGACGCTGTCGTCGGGGGAGCTGCAGCGCCTCCGCCTCGCGACCCAGCTGCGCTCGCAGCTCTTCGGCGTCGTCTACGTGCTCGACGAGCCCACGGCCGGACTGCACCCCGCCGACGGGGACGCCATGCACGACGCGCTGGCCGGGCTGCTGGCCGCGGGCAGTTCGCTCTTCGTCGTCGAGCACGACATCGGCACGATGCGCCGCGCCGACTGGCTCGTCGATGTGGGGCCGGCGGCGGGCGAGAACGGCGGCACGATCCTCTACAGCGGGCCGCCGGAGGGCCTGCAAGACGTCGCGGCGTCTCGGACGCGGCTCTACCTGTTCGGGCTCGCGGAGGCGCCCTCGCGGCCGTTGCGGGAGCCCGCCGGGTGGCTGCGCCTCGAAGGCATCGTCCGCAACAACCTGAGGGGCGTCTCGGTCCCCTTCCCGATCGGGTGTCTCACCGCCGTCACCGGCGTCTCGGGCTCCGGGAAGTCGAGCTTGGTCAGCCAGGCATTGCTCGAGCTCGTCGGCGAGCACCTCGGCCGGCCCCTCAAGACCGAGGACGAGCCGGACGATCCGCTGGACGCGACGCCGGGCCCCTCGGAGGGCCGCATCGCCGGCGGCATGGACGGGATCGGGCGCCTGGTGCGGGTCGACCAGAAGCCCATCGGGCGGACACCGCGCTCGAACCTCGCCACCTACACGGGCCTGTTCGACGCCGTCCGCAAGCTGTTCGCCTCGACGCCGGAGGCCCGGAAACGCCGCTACGACGCGGGCCGCTTCTCCTTCAACGTGGCCAAGGGGCGCTGCCCGGCCTGCGAGGGCGAGGGCTTCGTCAGCGTCGAGCTGCTGTTCATGCCGAGCGTCTACGCCCCCTGCCCGACCTGTCACGGCACGCGCTACGCGCCGGAGACGCTGGAGGTCACTTGGAACGGGATGAGCATCGCGGACGTGCTCGCCCTGACCGTCGACTGGGCCTGCGCGGCCTTCGCCGACGAGCCGTCCGTCCTGCGGCCGCTCACCGTGCTGCGCGATCTCGGCCTCGGCTACCTGCGGTTGGGCCAGCCCGCGACCGAACTCTCCGGTGGAGAGGCCCAGCGCATCAAGCTCGCCACCGAGCTGCAGCGCGGGCAGCGCGGCGGCACGCTCTACGTCCTCGACGAGCCGACGACGGGCCTGCATCCGACCGACGTCGACAGGCTCATGGTCCAGCTCAACGGTCTGGTCGACGCGGGCAACACCGTCGTCATGGTCGAGCACGACATGCGCGTCGTCGCCCGGGCCGACCACGTCATCGACATGGGCCCTGGCGGTGGCGACCGGGGCGGCACCGTCGTCGTCGCGGGCCGGCCCGAGGTGGTCGCCGCGGCCGCGGCCAGCCGCACGGCCCCGTATCTGCGCGAGGAACTCGCGATCGTCGGCAATGCGGCGCGACCGATGGACTGA
- a CDS encoding DUF6894 family protein, whose product MSRSFISTANGHVVEDDEGVEVPNCDPLRNVVRHTLTAILHDEGAIDGATDCGARADDEDGKLVMQARAGIDIMGR is encoded by the coding sequence GTGTCACGCTCCTTCATCAGCACGGCCAACGGCCACGTGGTCGAGGACGACGAAGGCGTCGAGGTGCCGAACTGCGACCCTCTGCGCAATGTAGTCCGGCATACCCTGACGGCGATCCTGCACGACGAAGGCGCGATCGATGGGGCGACTGATTGCGGCGCCCGAGCCGACGACGAAGATGGCAAGCTCGTGATGCAGGCGCGGGCCGGCATCGACATTATGGGTCGATAG
- a CDS encoding ABC transporter ATP-binding protein, whose amino-acid sequence MQQAANDERLSLDSVSVEDLNAALRVVCRLPLELLGFLILLPIVCIGFSWLSTAIAPPYGVYIFGEGLVTWGLILMLALLFGLFWWRGRQIGLHLHDPDIVASPVMSLLSVPGILAERAQAVGMEWSGFYGPLRPRRK is encoded by the coding sequence ATGCAGCAGGCCGCAAACGATGAACGGCTCTCCCTCGACTCCGTGTCGGTCGAGGACCTCAATGCCGCACTCCGCGTCGTTTGCCGGCTGCCGCTGGAACTGCTGGGCTTCCTCATCCTGTTGCCGATCGTGTGCATCGGCTTCTCGTGGCTCAGTACGGCCATCGCACCTCCCTACGGCGTGTACATCTTCGGGGAGGGCCTCGTGACCTGGGGCCTGATTCTGATGCTCGCCCTGCTGTTCGGGCTCTTCTGGTGGCGAGGGCGGCAGATCGGGCTCCACCTGCACGACCCGGACATCGTGGCTTCGCCGGTGATGAGCCTGCTGTCGGTGCCCGGCATCTTGGCCGAGCGAGCGCAGGCTGTGGGCATGGAATGGAGCGGCTTCTACGGACCGCTCCGGCCACGTCGGAAGTAA
- a CDS encoding LexA family protein, with protein MSVHRIDALLVHSPDAVWVPLIGQGLCAGFPSPADDFLEGALELPRWLVPNPPATFLWRISGSSMEGAGIYDRDLACVDRSLKAGHGSIVVAAIDGQMSCKRLLIDGNVARLAFCNPDLPAFAVDDLGEGVIWGVVRFSIRWHVARGQLS; from the coding sequence ATGTCAGTTCACCGCATCGACGCGCTGCTGGTCCACAGCCCCGACGCCGTTTGGGTGCCGCTGATCGGGCAGGGCCTGTGCGCCGGCTTCCCGTCGCCCGCCGATGACTTCCTCGAGGGCGCGCTCGAGCTGCCCCGCTGGCTCGTGCCGAATCCGCCCGCCACCTTCCTGTGGCGGATCAGTGGCTCGTCCATGGAGGGCGCCGGCATCTACGACCGCGACCTCGCCTGCGTCGACCGCAGCCTCAAGGCGGGCCACGGCAGCATCGTCGTCGCGGCAATCGACGGCCAGATGAGCTGCAAGCGCCTCTTGATCGACGGCAACGTCGCCCGGCTCGCCTTCTGCAACCCGGACCTGCCCGCCTTCGCGGTCGACGACCTCGGCGAGGGTGTGATCTGGGGCGTGGTCCGCTTCTCGATCCGCTGGCACGTCGCCCGCGGGCAGCTCTCGTGA